A single window of Danio rerio strain Tuebingen ecotype United States chromosome 15, GRCz12tu, whole genome shotgun sequence DNA harbors:
- the dharma gene encoding dharma (The RefSeq protein has 2 substitutions compared to this genomic sequence) yields MATQKFSNFSIDYILGDTSRQTAESPGVDHPASSQDFQGHLRKLDLLYQEGCRGHCDRAALMVNFPCPSWPGMYCCCVPVSYYQSTYYAGQPWPYAVAGCETAENHYHTIAQRPRGRIRTVFTDNQTEQLERLFAVTDYPTVETRAELAQNTGLSEETVRVWFKNRRARRKRQTTCADKHANRALEDHQESD; encoded by the exons ATGGCAACTCAGAAGTTTTCAAACTTCTCCATTGATTACATCTTAGGAGACACCAGCAGGCAAACAGCAGAATCCCCTGGAGTGGATCATCCAGCATCTTCTCAAGATTTCCAGGGGCACTTGAGAAAGCTGGACCAGCTCTACCAAGAAGGATGTAGAGGTCACTGTGATCGTGCAGCACTGATGGTGAACTTTCCTTGTCCATCATGGCCAGGGATGTACTGCTGCTGCGTTCCAGTCTCCTACTACCAGTCGACTTACTATGCAGGGCAACCGTGGCCTTATGCCGTAGCCG GTTGTGAAACAGCTGAGAATCACTACCACACAATCGCTCAGCGACCGCGCGGTCGAATCCGAACGGTTTTTACCGACAACCAGACGGAGCAGCTCGAGCGACTCTTCGCGGTTACCGACTACCCGACCGTCGAGACCCGGGCAGAGTTAGCCCAAAACACGGGCCTCAGCGAGGAGACTGTGCGG GTGTGGTTCAAGAATCGACGTGCACGCAGAAAGAGACAGACAACCTGCCCTGACAAACACGCTAATCGAGCTCTGGAGGATCATCAGGAATCAGATTAG